The window CAGGACATCGTTCGTGCCTGGCGGCGCCAGGCGGCTGCGCCCAGCAGGGTCAGGCCGCCCAACATCATTCCATAGCTTGACGGCTCCGGAACGGCTGGCAATACGCCCGAGGTCATGGCAAGGCTGACATTGCGGGTGTGGAGTTCCCAACCCAGGTAGTCCCACGCGTTGCTGTACATGCGCACGGTGACGCCGGCGTTCCAGGTAGCATTGTCAAGAGCGGCATTGATGCCGGCAAAGTCCCCGGGATTCGAGGTCAGGGAATAATAATCTGTCTTCCAGGCGTGGTTGGCGCCAGCAACATGCAGCGTGTACAAGGCCGTTTCGCCGGCAAACAGGCCGACGTACACACCGTTGGTCGGATCTTGGCCACCCCATCCCTGATCCATCAGCGTCACCGATGTATTGAGGCCAAGGATGTCGCCGACATTCGATTGAAGGGAGAAACGACCGATTTCGAATTGCCCGCCGTTGACCCAGGCGTGCTGGTCCGTTCCGGGGGAGGTCAGCGTGTACGTACCCGCTGCCGCCGACAGAGGCAAACTCAGTGTTGCAACGGTGAATGCGGTCAATAGCTTGCTCATGTACGACGTCATGACTATCTCCAGGAAAGTGTGCCAAATGGCGATACAAGTATGCAGAGGAATGACGTGATTAATAAACGACTTCATCGTGCGCGCAACACTTTCGCAGATTAAAACCCGTTGCTGCCTAGCAGGCTCGGGAAGTGCGGCGGGGATTGCGAATGCTTATTGCAATTGCCGGGAAGTACCTCGGCCTGCGATCGCCATTTCAGGTAATGCGGAGGTACGTGTACCGGGCGGCCAGCTCGTCTCGCTGCGACAGCGTCAGGTCCACGCCATCGAGCCATAGCTGTTTCAACGATCAGCGATCAAGATGTTAATCAAGAATAATGATAGAAACTTTGATATCAGGATGGCGTTTTTGAAGGACTTGCAGGAAACCGCTGAGCCTCTCTGCTTCTTCCCGTATCGTGATCTCCATATTCGACCAACCTGAAAATACAATTTCCTTCGGCAGAGCGGAAGCGTCGAGGTTGCATATGAGGTCGCGAAGCAGTTCCCAAGTGAACTCCTGGTTAATAGGAATTCCAAAGGCGCGCGCCACAGTCTGCCGCACGAATAGTGGCGACCGTGCATAGGTCAGGTCTATGCGCAATGTTTCGTTTCGCATGCCGGTCCTTAACTTGGTTGGATTGTATGGTAACCGCATGCAGGTATAGGCGCCAATCCAGGTTGCTCTCTTCGCCCAACCATGCCGCTGCAAATTGCCTTCAACTTTTTGGGCCACGAATAGATAAGAAAACTCTGTGGCATGCTCAAGAGCTTGTTTGATTCCTTGGTGCGCGGTTTTCAATCGAGAACGGTCAGTTAGCGACGCTGACGATCATGGCTTCATCATCGTGACTGAATATGCGCACCGACCATCCGGCGTAACGTGCCGTCCCGGGCAACCGCATGGTGTTTCAGCGCCCCGGCGATGTGCAGCGTGATGACTGCGATGAGAAAGTAGCCGAGCCAGGCATGCATCAGTTGGGCTGCCTCGGCCCAGGCGGCGCTGTACGGAATCACCTGGCCGGGATGCACCGGGTCGTGCTGTTCGTGCACGACCGGAATACCGAAGATACCGAAGCCATGTCCGCTTGCTCCGCTAAAGAGCATACCCGTCACTGGCATGGCGAGCGTGCCGATGATCAGCATCCAGTGCACCGCTTTGGCAACGCCTTGCTCGATGCGCGAAGCGGCTCCGAGCGCCGGCAGCCAGCCTTGACGGATGCGCCAGGCGGCGCGCGCCAGCATCAGTGCTAACAGGATGACGCCAGCTGATTTATGCCAGGGGTAGAAGCTCCACGCTTCAAAGCGGACCATATAGAGTCCGACACCGAGCATGGCCAGCATCGCCAGCGCGCATAGCCAGTGCAATGCAATCGTCGTGTAGCTCAAACTGAGTTTCTTGTCCATCGTCAGCGCGTCATCGTGACCGGCGTCACCGCCGGAACAAAGAAAAGTACATCCCAATGCGTGCCGAGCCTTCCCGCGCCGCCGGTGAGATATTCGTAACTGAACTGGGTCAGGTCGACCGGCGCGAGCGGCGTTAAGCCGATGACCGTTTTGGTCTCCCGCGCCAGGCGTTGCTCCAGGCTCTGGGCGGCAGGCGTCGGCACCGCCGTCGGTTTCCCGGAAACATACTCGAAAATCGTACCGCCAGCGGTGCTGAACTGCGCCACCTTGTAGTCGCGTCCCCAGCGCCGGTGCATGACTTCGCCAGCCTGCAGGTTCGTTGGCGAGCGCTGAAACCCCCGTGCCACGTGCACAGTGTGCGCCCAGATCACCACTTTCTTGCCGGCGAAAAGATGATCGGCAAGCCAGATCGCGTTCGCGCCCATCTGGTTGTCACGCTGGTAGTCGCGGTCGGCACTCCAGTAGCTGGTGGCTTGGGCATGGATGCTGCGAACGACGTTGCACCACCAGGTCCGGCCCTTGAACGCGGCGTCGTCCTGCTGGCATAAATGCGATTCGAGCAGCTTGGCGTGGCGTAGAAATGGCTCTCGCTCCGACGTCCGTGGCGTCTTGCGGTCCATCATGAACAGCCCGTTGGCGATCTTCGCATACGCCGTCCAGCCGGCCCCCTCGGCCAAGCCCGGTTGCTGCTTGCGCAGATAGGATTGCAAGTCCCCGATCAGTTCTCTCTGGCTAAGCTCACCAGTATGCTGGCTGTCGATGCCGCCCAGCTGCATGGGTTTCCCGAGCGAGCGCTGGTGGTCCAGGTACTGCAGCATGCCGCGGCCCTCGGCGCTTTTCGCATACATGAAGAAAACATTGCCGGGCGCGCTAGCATCGAGCTTCTCACCGCGTTCCGCACGTTCGGCCAGCCGTCCGATATCGTAAAAGCCGCTTTCAAGCAGTAACACATCAAATCCCATGCGCTGATGCAAGAATTTGAGCAGGCGCGTTTTCAAGAGATACTCTTCGCGCGCGCCGTGAGTCTGCTCGCCCAGCGCGACAACGCGCGCCTTTCCGATGGCGTCGGCGAAAGGCTTCAGATCGCTGAAGTCTTCGTTTTCGGGATCGACATCGGCAATCGGCCATCGCAGCACAGGCAACGGTGTTTTTGCAGGGGAAGTGGGCGCTTGAGCGTATGCCGGCCCGGCCGCAACGCTAAGCAGCAGGGCAGCAATGGGTGCGAGCCGGTATAAATGTGACAAGCTTGTTCCGATCAGTATGGGGAGGAAGCACGACTATATGCATGCCAAATAGGTACCAATTATACTTTTGAGCATGCCTATTAAATACCAATCGCGCAAACTGTTTTATATGGAGGGGTTTGAAAAGACCGCCACCCGGCGTCTCGATAAGACGTCGTCAGCGGTGGAGGGCGCCAGCATGTGTCCGGCGGGGGGCGCAGCGGGCGTGAGCAACCCGCTGGCGATTCCGAGCGGCTTATCGCAATGGCGACGATCCGTCCCCAGGCGTGCCGAGCGCCCCGGCGGGCTCCACCTTCGTGACGCCGGCCACCGGCGCAACCGGCTTGGCCTTGGGCGGTTGAATGTCGGGCCTGCCATTTTGTGCCGCAAACGGACCGGTGTTGACGTTGTACGCCGCGATGGCGGCGGCAATCGCCGGGTCGCGCGCGGCCAGCTGCGCCTGGTTTGGCGCCGGGAGAGGCGCTTGCTGCGGTGTGATGTTCGGGTCCTCGTTCAGGTCCTGGGCTACTGTCTGCGCAGTCGTGACCGTACTCACGGCAGCGGCCGGTCGCGGAAACTGATCCGGCGCGACGGGAACCGGGGCGGCTCCGGCTTGCGCCAGCTGGTCCGCGCGCCGCTGTTCCATGCTTCTTTCCACGTTGAGCTGGTCGACTCTGAGGGCGTCGCGCTTGGCAATGTCGTCGGCCAATGCGGCACGTACTGCGTCGCTGGCACCGGCAATTTTCTCGTCGAGCTCGCGTGCCGCCTCGCGTTCCGCCTGCAACTGTTGCGCCAGAACGCGTGCCTGTTCCGCCACGCTGATGGCATTGCTTGCCGTGGTGTCGGGTCCGGAGATCGTGGCCGTCGCCGGCGTGGTAGCGCTCGAGGCCGACTGGGTCCGGTCTTCCGTACTCAACGTTGCTGCAACTGGTGGCGCTGCCGGTGCAGGTGGCATTGCGAGTGCGGTTGGCGCTGCCGCCACTATTGGCGTAGCGAGCGCTTCGACCAGGGTGGCGTTGGCGGCGATGGCTTGTGCGTCTGGATCTGCCGGCAGCGAGGCCACGCGTGCGCCAACGGCCAGTGCCTCTGTTTCCGGCGAAGCGATCAGGTCCATCTGCACCGGAAAATCGCGACCCTCGCCCAGGTCGGTTTGCGTAAGGAACGGCGGAACTCCGGTTGCGCGTTCGTCCAGCAGCGCGCTTTCCTCGCGCAGAGTCTCTGCCACCAGGTTCTGGACGAACAGATTGTCCGCATTGCTGGCTGCCTGGCTTGGCGTGGCGTTGAAGTCCCGGGGCGCGGCACCGATCACGCTATCGTCGGAAAGGAAAGAGACGCCGGCCGCCTGTGCCTGGACTTGCGTGCTGACCACGCCGAAGAAGGCGTTAGCGGCGCGCTCCAGCAATGCCGAGGTGGCGACAGGGTCTCGGCCAAATGCGTCCTGCAGCGCCGTTTCGTCCATCCTCAGGGTGCCAGGGGTGGTGCTGGTCGCTGGCGTAAAGCTCAGGCCGATGGCTGCCAGGCTTGCGTCGGCATCCTGCGGGGTGCCGCCAAACTGCTGGAAAAATTGCGATTGCAGCGATTGATCGCCCAGGGTGTCCATCGCCGCGCCGGTATTGTCGACCACGCTGGTCTGCAATTCGTTGAAAATGCTGGCCACGGCTGCCGCTGCGACCGTCACGTCGGCAAGCTGCTTGGATGCATCCGTGTCGGCAGCAACAGCGTTTTGCAAGTCCAGCATCTTTTTCTGGAACAAGGAGGCCAGCGACAGGAAGCGCCCCGAAGTCGACAGGTCCACCGTGGTGGGGGCAACCGCCGCCAACGGCAGGCTCTGGACCTGTTCGATGGCCACGGTGTGTGTTGGCGCGAGGGGAGCAATCAGGCCTGCGCTGCGTGCCGAAAGCGGCGTAATCTGGGGGGTATCCATAATGAACCTTCCGCCTTCGGCGTATCTGATTGGTCGATTATGGCCCTTATTTGGCTCCGGCACTGTTAGGACTGTTAATAAATCCCACCCGACTGGTTAGCCTTCCGCCAGACTCTGTGCGCACGCCTCGAACTGCTGTGTAATGAGTTCGTCCAATTCCTTCCCGGGGAAAATATCCTCATCGCCCGAAAAATTGGCGACCTCGAGAAGCGTTTGGGCGCGCCGTTCTTCGCCCGACAATGCCGGATCCTCCGGCGGTACGATATTGCCCAGCGTTTCGAGCTTCCATACATTGTGGCCGCCTTGATCCTGGTCGAAATGCAGGCATCCGAACAGGCCGTTGCGGTCGACATACCAGTAATCGTAAACGTCGTCGCTGACGATGCGCTCGCCGAACACCACGTAGTTCTCATTGACGATCTTCGCCAGTTCGGGATCGATTACCTCAAGCTCCGTGCGCCCGCCCCAGGAGTCATGAATATAATTAAGAAGCCCCATCGCCGGCGCCGCATCGCCGCCCGCACGCAGTCGTTCCAGCAGCCAGCTCGCCGAGCGCACCTTGATCGTCTGCCAGGACAATCCGTATGACGCGTGCCCGAATGCGCCGCACCGCTGGTAAAGCGCCTTCAATGCGGCGGGAATGCCGAATCCTAGAATACCCTCCAACGCGGCGATGTCTTGCGCCGAGTCGGGCTCGGCGAACTCCAGCGCAAACCAGTCGTCCTCTTCATCGTCCTCCTCATCCTCATCCTCATCAACGCGGACCAGGAGGGCGTTCAATTCTTCGATCTGGTCTCGGGTAAGCATGGTTCAGTATCCAGGTGATTAAACACCTATTATATTCGCCAACATTGCTTGTGGAGAATATCAGGCCAGAAGCTATCCCTCGCCTTTATTTCGCATCGCGCCGGTGCGCCCATTGATACAGCAGCGGCAGCACCAGCAAGGTCAGCAGGGTGGACGACAACACCCCGCCGATGACCACGGTCGCCAGCGGACGCTGCACTTCAGCACCCGTACCGGTCGCCAGCGCCATCGGCACGAAGCCCAGCGAGGCCACCAGCGCCGTCATCAAGACCGGCCGCAAGCGCGTCATCGCACCGCTTTCCACCGCTTGCGCCAGCGGCATGCCTTCCGCGCGCAAACCGCGGATGAAGGAAATCATCACCAGCCCGTTGAGCACCGCCACGCCGGACAAGGCGATGAACCCGACCGCCGCCGAAATCGACAGCGGAATGCCGCGCATCCACAGCGCCACGATGCCGCCCGTCAGCGCGAACGGCACGCCGGTAAACACCAGCAGTCCATCGCGCACATTCCCGAACATGACGAACAGCAGCATGAATACCAACGCCAGCGTGGCCGGCACCACCAATTGCAGCCGGCTGGTGGCCGATTGCAGCTGTTCGAACGTCCCGCCCCAGGTAATCCAGTACCCCGGCGGAATCTTGACCTGCTGGCCAATCGCCGCCCCGGCATCGGCCACGAACGAACCGATATCGCGCCCGCGCACATTGGCCGTGACGACCACCAGCCGCTTGCCGTTTTCGCGGCTGACCTGGTTCGGCCCGGGGCTCATGTCCAGCTGCGCCACGTCGCCCAGCGGCACGTAAGCGGCCGCCTGGTTGCCTTCGCGCACAGCCACACGGATCGGCAGGCGCCGGATGGCTTCCAGATCGGCGCGCAACGCTTCCGGCAGCCGCACCACGATGTCGACCCGGCGGTCGCCCTCGAACAGCGAACCGGCGCTGGCCCCGCCAATGGCGGTGGCGATGGTCTGCTGCACGTCGCCAACGTTGACGCCAACGCGCGCGGTGCGCGCCCGGTCGATGCGGATCGTGAGCATCGGCAAGCCTGTGGTCTGCTCGACCTTGACGTCGGCCGCGCCCGGGATGGTTTCCAGCACGGCGGCAATCTGGTCGGCGCTACGGCCCATGACCTCGCTGTCGTCCCCGAATACCTTGATCGCCACATCGCTGCGCACGCCCGACAGCAACTCGTTAAAGCGCATCTGGATCGGCTGGGTGAACTCGTAGTTATTGCCCGGCACCTTGCCGACCGCCTGTTCCAGCGCGGCGAGAAACTGTTCCCTGCTGCGCGCCGGCTTGGGCCACTCGGCCACGGGTTTGAGCATGATGAAGGTATCGGCCACGCTCGGCGGCATCGGATCGCTGGCAATTTCCGCCGTGCCCATCTTGGAAAACACCGTATCGACCTCGGGAAACTGCTTGATGGTGCGTTCGAGCGCGAGCTGCATCTGGACCGCCTGCGACAAACTCGTGCCCGGAATGCGCAGCGCGTGCATGGTGATGTCCCCTTCATTGAGGCTGGGCACGAATTCGCTGCCCAGGCGCGTGGCCAGCAGCGCCGACAGGGCGATCGCCACGCCGGCGATCACGATCACCGGTCCCTTGTTGGCATTCGACAAGCGCAGCAACGGCAGGTACGCACGGCGGGCCCAGCCCATGATCCGGCTGTCGTGCTCGCTGACCTTGTTGCCGATCATCAGCGCCACGGCGGCCGGGATGAACGTGACCGACAGCACCATCGCCGCCACTAGCGCGGCCACGACCGTGAACGCCATCGGATGGAACATCTTGCCCTCGACCCCGGTGAGGGCGAAGATCGGCAGGTACACCACCATGATGATGAGCTGGCCGAATAGCAGCGGACGGCGCGCTTCGCCGGCGGCGGCGAACACTTCGCGCAAGCGTTCCTCGCGCGTGAGCGGGCGTCCGGCGGCGGCCTGGGCGTGCGCCAGGCGCCGCACGCAGTTTTCCACGATGACCACGGCGCCGTCGATGATGATGCCGAAGTCGAGCGCACCCAAGCTCATCAGGTTGGCGCTGACGCCGTTGGCGACCATGCCGCTGAAGGTGGCCAGCATGGCCAGGGGAATCACCAGCGCCGTGATCAGCGCCGCGCGGATATTGCCGAGGAATACGAACAGCACGATGACGACCAGCGCCGCGCCTTCGAGCAGGTTCTGGCGCACGGTGCCGATAGCCTTGTCGACCAGGTCGGTGCGGTCGTAGACGGTGCGGGCCAGGACGCCCGGCGGCAGGGTGCGGTTGATCTCGCCCAGTTTCTTGTCGACCGCGGCCGACACCGCCCGGCTGTTTTCGCCGATCAGCATGAACACGGTGCCGAGCACGACTTCCTGGCCGTTTTCGGAGGCGGCCCCGGTGCGCAATTCCTTGCCCACGCCGACCTCGGCCACGTCGCGGATGTGCAGCGGCACGCCCTGGCTGGAGCGCAGGATGATGCCGCCGATATCCTCGGCCGAGCCAACCTGGCCCGGCACGCGCACCAGGTATTGCTCGCCGCCGCGCTCGATATAGCCTGCGCCGACATTGCTGTTATTGCGTTCGAGCGCCTCGACGATATCGGCCAGCGACAGCCCGTGGGCCACCATCTGGCCCGGGTTCGGCGCGACGTGCAATTCCCTGGCGTAACCGCCGATGGTATTGATCTCCGTCACGCCGGGGACGTTGCGCAGTTGCGGCTTGACGATCCAGTCCTGGATCTGGCGCAAGTCGGTGGAATCGTAGGGTGTGCCGTCGGTTTTGAGCGCGCCGGGCTTGGCTTCCACGGTCCACATATAAATTTCGCCCAGGCCGGTCGACATCGGTCCCATGGCGGGCGAAGCGCCGTCGGGCAGGCTGGCGCGCACTTGCTGCAAGCGTTCGTTGACGAGCTGGCGCGCGAAATAGATGTCGGTGCCATCCTTGAAGATCACCGTCACCTGCGACAGGCCGTAGCGCGAGAGCGAACGGGTCTGTTCCAGATGCGGCAAACCAGCCATCGCCGTTTCGATAGGAAACGTAATGCGCTGTTCGGCTTCCAGCGGCGAATAGCCGGGCAGGGCAGTATTGACCTGGACCTGGACGTTGGTGATATCGGGCACGGCGTCGATCGGCAACTGGCGGTAGCTGTAGACGCCGAACACGGCCACGAAAGCGGCCAGCATCAGCACCAGCCAGCGCCGTTCGATGGAAAAGCGAATGAGGGTATCGAACATGGCGGCTCCTTAATGGTCGTGGCTGGCGCCGGCTTTGCCGAGGTCGGCCTTGATCAGGAAGCTGTTCTTTGCCGCATATTTTTCACCGGGCAGCAGGCCGCTGACGACCTCGACCGACTCGCCATCGCTGCGCCCGAGCACCAGCGGGCGTGCTTCGAAATGGTCGCCGTAGCGGCCGAACACGGAAGGCAATTCATTCACATTCTGGACCGCTTCGACCAGCACCGCGACCGGCACGGTGACCTCGGCGGCGACCACATCCACGGTGACCGGCAGGCCGGGCCGCCACACGCCCTTGGGATTGGACAAGACCACGCGGGCTTTGGCGGCGCGCGTCTGCTCGCCGACCAGGGCGCTGACGTAGGAAATGGTGCCGCTGGCCACCGTGTCGGCGGCGCCCGCGCGCACGGTCGCGCTCTGGCCCTGGCGGATGGTTTCGAGGTCGCGCGCGCTCACGGAGAGCTCGGCCCAGACGGTCGACATGTCGGCCACCACGAACAGGCTGGCTTCCTCCTTCACCGATTCTCCGGCGGCCACGGTTTTCTGGGTGATCACGCCATCGATCGGCGCGCGCACTTCATAGCGCGCCAGTTGTTTCAGGCTGCCGGCGCCGACGCCGAGCGCGTCGAGCTTCTGGCGCGCGCTTTGTGTGGCGATCTCGGCTTCCTGCAGGGTGGCGCGGGCTTGCTGATAATCCTGTTCCGCCGTGATTTTCTGTTGCCACAGCGTGCGTTCGCGCTCGAACACGCTGCGCGCCAGCGCCAGGCGCTGCTGTGCCGCCAGCAAGGCGCTGCGTTCGCCCGCCAGTGCCTGGCTTGACAGCACAGCCAGCACCTGGCCCTTGCGCACGGTCTGGCCCGCGTTCGCGCTGACCGACTCGACCATGCCGGCCAGGCGCGGGGCCACGTGCACCGTGCGGTCGGCGTTGAGCTGAATTTCGCCGTTGAGCTTCAGCACGCTCTTGATGCGCGCCGGGCCGGCGGTGTGCACATCGATGCCGTTCTGCGCCGTTTGCGTTTCCGACATCGTCACCCGCGCCTCGACCTGATCGTAGGCGAAACGGTAGGACTTACCGCCGGACTGGGCCGCAACGGCGACCTTGAAGGAATGCGGCTCGCCGACGATGGCGTCGCCGCGCAAGTAATCTTCCTCGCGCGCGAAGCGGATGGTTTGCGGCGAGCGTCCCAGGCGTTCCAGGGTCAGCTGGGCCTTGGTGGCCGAGGGGTCGAGCGGTTTGCCATCCTGGTAGGTATAAAGCCGGAACTGCGGACCGGTGCTGTGGTCCAAGATAGTAACCTCCAGGCCGTAGCCCTGGCTGACGAACAGCTTGCCGCCGTGGGGGCCGCGCGCGGGGACGGCGTCTTC of the Massilia violaceinigra genome contains:
- a CDS encoding SMI1/KNR4 family protein, whose translation is MLTRDQIEELNALLVRVDEDEDEEDDEEDDWFALEFAEPDSAQDIAALEGILGFGIPAALKALYQRCGAFGHASYGLSWQTIKVRSASWLLERLRAGGDAAPAMGLLNYIHDSWGGRTELEVIDPELAKIVNENYVVFGERIVSDDVYDYWYVDRNGLFGCLHFDQDQGGHNVWKLETLGNIVPPEDPALSGEERRAQTLLEVANFSGDEDIFPGKELDELITQQFEACAQSLAEG
- a CDS encoding cytochrome b, with product MDKKLSLSYTTIALHWLCALAMLAMLGVGLYMVRFEAWSFYPWHKSAGVILLALMLARAAWRIRQGWLPALGAASRIEQGVAKAVHWMLIIGTLAMPVTGMLFSGASGHGFGIFGIPVVHEQHDPVHPGQVIPYSAAWAEAAQLMHAWLGYFLIAVITLHIAGALKHHAVARDGTLRRMVGAHIQSR
- a CDS encoding efflux RND transporter permease subunit — protein: MFDTLIRFSIERRWLVLMLAAFVAVFGVYSYRQLPIDAVPDITNVQVQVNTALPGYSPLEAEQRITFPIETAMAGLPHLEQTRSLSRYGLSQVTVIFKDGTDIYFARQLVNERLQQVRASLPDGASPAMGPMSTGLGEIYMWTVEAKPGALKTDGTPYDSTDLRQIQDWIVKPQLRNVPGVTEINTIGGYARELHVAPNPGQMVAHGLSLADIVEALERNNSNVGAGYIERGGEQYLVRVPGQVGSAEDIGGIILRSSQGVPLHIRDVAEVGVGKELRTGAASENGQEVVLGTVFMLIGENSRAVSAAVDKKLGEINRTLPPGVLARTVYDRTDLVDKAIGTVRQNLLEGAALVVIVLFVFLGNIRAALITALVIPLAMLATFSGMVANGVSANLMSLGALDFGIIIDGAVVIVENCVRRLAHAQAAAGRPLTREERLREVFAAAGEARRPLLFGQLIIMVVYLPIFALTGVEGKMFHPMAFTVVAALVAAMVLSVTFIPAAVALMIGNKVSEHDSRIMGWARRAYLPLLRLSNANKGPVIVIAGVAIALSALLATRLGSEFVPSLNEGDITMHALRIPGTSLSQAVQMQLALERTIKQFPEVDTVFSKMGTAEIASDPMPPSVADTFIMLKPVAEWPKPARSREQFLAALEQAVGKVPGNNYEFTQPIQMRFNELLSGVRSDVAIKVFGDDSEVMGRSADQIAAVLETIPGAADVKVEQTTGLPMLTIRIDRARTARVGVNVGDVQQTIATAIGGASAGSLFEGDRRVDIVVRLPEALRADLEAIRRLPIRVAVREGNQAAAYVPLGDVAQLDMSPGPNQVSRENGKRLVVVTANVRGRDIGSFVADAGAAIGQQVKIPPGYWITWGGTFEQLQSATSRLQLVVPATLALVFMLLFVMFGNVRDGLLVFTGVPFALTGGIVALWMRGIPLSISAAVGFIALSGVAVLNGLVMISFIRGLRAEGMPLAQAVESGAMTRLRPVLMTALVASLGFVPMALATGTGAEVQRPLATVVIGGVLSSTLLTLLVLPLLYQWAHRRDAK
- a CDS encoding PEP-CTERM sorting domain-containing protein; this translates as MTSYMSKLLTAFTVATLSLPLSAAAGTYTLTSPGTDQHAWVNGGQFEIGRFSLQSNVGDILGLNTSVTLMDQGWGGQDPTNGVYVGLFAGETALYTLHVAGANHAWKTDYYSLTSNPGDFAGINAALDNATWNAGVTVRMYSNAWDYLGWELHTRNVSLAMTSGVLPAVPEPSSYGMMLGGLTLLGAAAWRRQARTMS
- a CDS encoding efflux RND transporter periplasmic adaptor subunit, translating into MKYPFDKNQTIVMIVALLIGAVLAVLIVARKPGQAQHDDHDEHGGHADSAQVDHGGKPHQEDAVPARGPHGGKLFVSQGYGLEVTILDHSTGPQFRLYTYQDGKPLDPSATKAQLTLERLGRSPQTIRFAREEDYLRGDAIVGEPHSFKVAVAAQSGGKSYRFAYDQVEARVTMSETQTAQNGIDVHTAGPARIKSVLKLNGEIQLNADRTVHVAPRLAGMVESVSANAGQTVRKGQVLAVLSSQALAGERSALLAAQQRLALARSVFERERTLWQQKITAEQDYQQARATLQEAEIATQSARQKLDALGVGAGSLKQLARYEVRAPIDGVITQKTVAAGESVKEEASLFVVADMSTVWAELSVSARDLETIRQGQSATVRAGAADTVASGTISYVSALVGEQTRAAKARVVLSNPKGVWRPGLPVTVDVVAAEVTVPVAVLVEAVQNVNELPSVFGRYGDHFEARPLVLGRSDGESVEVVSGLLPGEKYAAKNSFLIKADLGKAGASHDH
- a CDS encoding erythromycin esterase family protein, producing the protein MSHLYRLAPIAALLLSVAAGPAYAQAPTSPAKTPLPVLRWPIADVDPENEDFSDLKPFADAIGKARVVALGEQTHGAREEYLLKTRLLKFLHQRMGFDVLLLESGFYDIGRLAERAERGEKLDASAPGNVFFMYAKSAEGRGMLQYLDHQRSLGKPMQLGGIDSQHTGELSQRELIGDLQSYLRKQQPGLAEGAGWTAYAKIANGLFMMDRKTPRTSEREPFLRHAKLLESHLCQQDDAAFKGRTWWCNVVRSIHAQATSYWSADRDYQRDNQMGANAIWLADHLFAGKKVVIWAHTVHVARGFQRSPTNLQAGEVMHRRWGRDYKVAQFSTAGGTIFEYVSGKPTAVPTPAAQSLEQRLARETKTVIGLTPLAPVDLTQFSYEYLTGGAGRLGTHWDVLFFVPAVTPVTMTR